In Paramisgurnus dabryanus chromosome 7, PD_genome_1.1, whole genome shotgun sequence, the following are encoded in one genomic region:
- the smarcc2 gene encoding SWI/SNF complex subunit SMARCC2 isoform X2 — translation MAVRKKDGGPNVKYFEASDTVSQFDNVRVWLGKNYKKYIQAEPPTNKSLSSLVVQLLQFQEEVFGRHVSNPPLTKLPMKCFLDFKSGGSLCHILAAAYKFKSDQGWRRFDFQNPSRMDRNVEMFLTIEKSLVQNNCLSRPVIYLSSDIEPKLLGKLKDIIKRHQGSVTEDKPSSSHVVVPIPASLEDEEWVRPVMKRDKQMLLHWGYWPDSYDTWISANEVEAAVEDPPTAEKPRKVHAKWILDLDQFNEWMNEEDYEVGEGGPRRKRISAKTLTDEVSTPDERRDKKPSSAKKRKRSPSPSPTPPLQENKKKNTKKGPTTPYTKSKRGQREEEPEDLTKDLDEPSPVPAVEEATLPKTVTKKDSDSTPVKGGTMTDLDEQEDESMETVGKEEEEGSPSVKGEPVKGSDLHEDNVTEQTHHIIIPSYAAWFDYNSVHAIERRALPEFFNGKNKSKTPEIYLAYRNFMIDTYRLNPQEYLTSTACRRNLAGDVCAIMRVHAFLEQWGLINYQVDSESRPTPMGPPPTSHFHVLADTPSSLVPLQPKASQTSTSQQMLSFPEKVKDKPTDLQNFGLRTDMYSKKSGASKNKNAASATREWTDQETLLLLEGLEMCKDDWNKVSEHVGSRTQDECILHFLRLPIEDPYLEDSSASMGPLAYQPIPFSQAGNPVMSTVAFLASVVDPRVASAAAKSALEEFSRMKEEVPAALVEAHVRRVEEAARNSGRPDPLYGLEGSGIAGTGLEDSDKPAEESSEETKSSDGQFSQEKRDNKESKDGASEEEEKQGENGKKEEERAREAEPERETEKTDTEMDGEKEKERKEATEEGQRDAESEIEKKAKVERDVGEGNLATAAASALAAAAVKAKHLAAVEERKIKSLVALLVETQMKKLEIKLRHFEELETIMDREREALEYQRQQLLADRQSFHMEQLKYAEMRARQQHFQQIQHQHHSNQSGNQPAAPSVTHQPVPNASAPPATPSPASATAAITHEAPSAVASHSSPPTNAQAGAAHDSSTPLSGDPLYPNAPVAPTQ, via the exons ATGGCGGTACGGAAGAAAGACGGCGGCCCGAATGTAAAATATTTCGAGGCGTCTGATACCGTCTCGCAGTTCGACAATGTCCGGGTCTGGCTGGGCAAGAATTATAAAAAG TATATTCAGGCAGAGCCCCCCACCAATAAGTCTTTGTCAAGCCTGGTGGTTCAACTGCTTCAGTTTCAAGAGGAAGTGTTCGGCCGGCATGTCAGCAACCCACCCCTTACAAAACTACCG ATGAAGTGTTTTCTGGATTTCAAATCTGGAGGATCTTTGTGTCATATTCTAGCTGCTGCCTATAAGTTCAAGAGTGATCAAGGATG GAGGAGATTTGACTTCCAGAACCCTTCAAGGATGGACCGCAATGTTGAAATGTTTCTAACTATAGAAAAATCGTTAGTACAG AATAACTGTTTGTCTCGACCGGTGATTTACCTGAGTTCAGACATAGAGCCAAAGCTACTGGGAAAACTGAAGGACATTATCAAAAGACACCAG gggtCTGTGACTGAAGATAAACCGTCCAGTTCTCATGTAGTGGTGCCTATTCCTGCTAGTCTGGAGGACG AGGAGTGGGTCCGCCCTGTTATGAAAAGAGACAAACAGATGCTGCTGCACTGGGGTTACTGGCCGGACAG TTACGATACATGGATTTCAGCCAATGAGGTGGAAGCTGCAGTGGAGGATCCGCCCACAGCTGAGAAACCCAGGAAG GTTCATGCAAAATGGATTCTCGACCTGGATCAGTTTAACGAGTGGATGAATGAAGAAGACTATGAGGTGGGAGAGGGAGGACCGAGGAGGAAGAGGATTTCAGCAAAGACCCTCACGGATGAAGTGAGCACTCCGGATGAAAGGAGGGACAAAAAGCCAAGCAGTGCCAAAAAGAGGAAACGCTCCCCTTCTCCTTCTCCAACCCCTCCCCTGCAGGAAAACAagaagaaaaacacaaaaaaggg GCCCACTACTCCCTACACTAAGTCCAAACGAGGGCAGAGAGAGGAAGAACCAGAAGATCTGACAAAAGACCTAGATGAACCTTCGCCTGTACCTGCAGTGGAGGAAGCCACACTACCTAAAACAG TGACTAAAAAGGACTCAGATTCAACTCCGGTCAAAGGAGGGACAATGACGGATCTGG ATGAGCAAGAGGATGAATCAATGGAAACCGTAGGAAAG GAGGAAGAAGAGGGTTCCCCCAGTGTGAAGGGAGAGCCGGTAAAGGGTTCGGACCTCCATGAGGATAATGTCACTGAACAGACCCATCATATCATTATACCGAGTTATGCTGCTTGGTTCGATTACAACAG CGTTCATGCTATAGAGCGCAGAGCACTGCCTGAGTTTTTTAACGGGAAGAACAAATCCAAAACTCCTGAAAT TTATCTGGCTTACCGTAACTTTATGATCGACACGTATCGGCTGAACCCACAAGAGTATTTGACCTCCACAGCTTGCCGTAGGAACCTTGCCGGAGATGTTTGTGCCATTATGAG GGTTCATGCGTTTTTGGAACAGTGGGGATTGATTAACTATCAGGTGGATTCAGAGAGTCGTCCGACTCCTATGGGACCTCCACCCACATCGCACTTTCATGTGCTGGCTGACACTCCTTCAAGTCTTGTACCACTACAGCCTAAAGCATCACAG ACTTCAACTTCACAACAGATGCTGTCATTCCCAGAAAAAGTGAAGGACAAACCGACTGACCTGCAAAACTTTGGACTGAGGACAGACATGTACAGTAAAAAGTCAGGCGCATCTAAA AATAAAAATGCAGCCAGTGCCACTCGTGAATGGACGGACCAGGAGACCCTATTGCTGCTAGAG GGTCTCGAGATGTGTAAGGATGACTGGAATAAAGTATCTGAGCATGTAGGCAGCCGTACACAGGACGAGTGCATCCTTCATTTCCTACGTCTACCGATTGAAGACCCCTACCTGGAGGATAGCTCCGCCTCCATGGGCCCACTAGCCTATCAGCCGATCCCATTCAGTCAAGCTGGAAATCCTGTCATGAGCACGGTGGCATTTCTGGCTTCTGTGGTTGACCCTCGAGTGGCCTCCGCCGCAGCTAAATCTGCCCTTG AGGAGTTTTCTCGTATGAAGGAGGAGGTGCCAGCCGCGTTGGTGGAGGCTCATGTGCGTCGGGTGGAGGAGGCAGCCAGAAACAGTGGCAGGCCGGACCCTCTCTACGGCCTGGAGGGGAGCGGCATCGCTGGCACGGGCCTTGAGGATTCGGACAAACCCG ctGAGGAGAGCAGTGAGGAGACCAAGAGCAGCGATGGCCAATTCAGTCAGGAAAAGAGGGACAATAAg GAGAGCAAAGACGGAGCCAGTGAAGAAGAGGAGAAACAAGGAGAGAACGGCAAGAAAGAGGAAGAAAGAGCAAGAGAAGCAGAACCAGAGAGAGAAACGGAGAAGACGGATACAGAAATGg ATGGCGAGAAGGAGAAAGAGCGGAAAGAGGCGACGGAGGAGGGTCAGAGGGATGCAGAGAGCGAGATAGAGAAAAAAGCGAAGGTGGAGAGGGACGTAGGAGAAGGAAACCTGGCCACCGCTGCCGCTTCTGCACTTGCTGCTGCAGCTGTAAAAGCAAAA CACTTGGCTGCAGTCGAAGAGAGGAAGATCAAATCTCTGGTGGCTCTGCTGGTAGAAACTCAGATGAAGAAACTGGAGATCAAACTTAGACACTTTGAAGAGTTGGAGACCATCATGGaccgagagagagaggcg TTGGAGTATCAGAGGCAGCAGCTTCTCGCTGATCGTCAGTCCTTTCATATGGAGCAGCTAAAGTATGCGGAGATGAGAGCCCGACAGCAACACTTCCAGCAGATCCAACACCAGCATCACAGTAACCAATCTGGCAACCAGCCAGCGGCTCCATCTGTAACC
- the smarcc2 gene encoding SWI/SNF complex subunit SMARCC2 isoform X1 gives MAVRKKDGGPNVKYFEASDTVSQFDNVRVWLGKNYKKYIQAEPPTNKSLSSLVVQLLQFQEEVFGRHVSNPPLTKLPMKCFLDFKSGGSLCHILAAAYKFKSDQGWRRFDFQNPSRMDRNVEMFLTIEKSLVQNNCLSRPVIYLSSDIEPKLLGKLKDIIKRHQGSVTEDKPSSSHVVVPIPASLEDEEWVRPVMKRDKQMLLHWGYWPDSYDTWISANEVEAAVEDPPTAEKPRKVHAKWILDLDQFNEWMNEEDYEVGEGGPRRKRISAKTLTDEVSTPDERRDKKPSSAKKRKRSPSPSPTPPLQENKKKNTKKGPTTPYTKSKRGQREEEPEDLTKDLDEPSPVPAVEEATLPKTVTKKDSDSTPVKGGTMTDLDEQEDESMETVGKEEEEGSPSVKGEPVKGSDLHEDNVTEQTHHIIIPSYAAWFDYNSVHAIERRALPEFFNGKNKSKTPEIYLAYRNFMIDTYRLNPQEYLTSTACRRNLAGDVCAIMRVHAFLEQWGLINYQVDSESRPTPMGPPPTSHFHVLADTPSSLVPLQPKASQTSTSQQMLSFPEKVKDKPTDLQNFGLRTDMYSKKSGASKNKNAASATREWTDQETLLLLEGLEMCKDDWNKVSEHVGSRTQDECILHFLRLPIEDPYLEDSSASMGPLAYQPIPFSQAGNPVMSTVAFLASVVDPRVASAAAKSALEEFSRMKEEVPAALVEAHVRRVEEAARNSGRPDPLYGLEGSGIAGTGLEDSDKPAEESSEETKSSDGQFSQEKRDNKESKDGASEEEEKQGENGKKEEERAREAEPERETEKTDTEMADGEKEKERKEATEEGQRDAESEIEKKAKVERDVGEGNLATAAASALAAAAVKAKHLAAVEERKIKSLVALLVETQMKKLEIKLRHFEELETIMDREREALEYQRQQLLADRQSFHMEQLKYAEMRARQQHFQQIQHQHHSNQSGNQPAAPSVTHQPVPNASAPPATPSPASATAAITHEAPSAVASHSSPPTNAQAGAAHDSSTPLSGDPLYPNAPVAPTQ, from the exons ATGGCGGTACGGAAGAAAGACGGCGGCCCGAATGTAAAATATTTCGAGGCGTCTGATACCGTCTCGCAGTTCGACAATGTCCGGGTCTGGCTGGGCAAGAATTATAAAAAG TATATTCAGGCAGAGCCCCCCACCAATAAGTCTTTGTCAAGCCTGGTGGTTCAACTGCTTCAGTTTCAAGAGGAAGTGTTCGGCCGGCATGTCAGCAACCCACCCCTTACAAAACTACCG ATGAAGTGTTTTCTGGATTTCAAATCTGGAGGATCTTTGTGTCATATTCTAGCTGCTGCCTATAAGTTCAAGAGTGATCAAGGATG GAGGAGATTTGACTTCCAGAACCCTTCAAGGATGGACCGCAATGTTGAAATGTTTCTAACTATAGAAAAATCGTTAGTACAG AATAACTGTTTGTCTCGACCGGTGATTTACCTGAGTTCAGACATAGAGCCAAAGCTACTGGGAAAACTGAAGGACATTATCAAAAGACACCAG gggtCTGTGACTGAAGATAAACCGTCCAGTTCTCATGTAGTGGTGCCTATTCCTGCTAGTCTGGAGGACG AGGAGTGGGTCCGCCCTGTTATGAAAAGAGACAAACAGATGCTGCTGCACTGGGGTTACTGGCCGGACAG TTACGATACATGGATTTCAGCCAATGAGGTGGAAGCTGCAGTGGAGGATCCGCCCACAGCTGAGAAACCCAGGAAG GTTCATGCAAAATGGATTCTCGACCTGGATCAGTTTAACGAGTGGATGAATGAAGAAGACTATGAGGTGGGAGAGGGAGGACCGAGGAGGAAGAGGATTTCAGCAAAGACCCTCACGGATGAAGTGAGCACTCCGGATGAAAGGAGGGACAAAAAGCCAAGCAGTGCCAAAAAGAGGAAACGCTCCCCTTCTCCTTCTCCAACCCCTCCCCTGCAGGAAAACAagaagaaaaacacaaaaaaggg GCCCACTACTCCCTACACTAAGTCCAAACGAGGGCAGAGAGAGGAAGAACCAGAAGATCTGACAAAAGACCTAGATGAACCTTCGCCTGTACCTGCAGTGGAGGAAGCCACACTACCTAAAACAG TGACTAAAAAGGACTCAGATTCAACTCCGGTCAAAGGAGGGACAATGACGGATCTGG ATGAGCAAGAGGATGAATCAATGGAAACCGTAGGAAAG GAGGAAGAAGAGGGTTCCCCCAGTGTGAAGGGAGAGCCGGTAAAGGGTTCGGACCTCCATGAGGATAATGTCACTGAACAGACCCATCATATCATTATACCGAGTTATGCTGCTTGGTTCGATTACAACAG CGTTCATGCTATAGAGCGCAGAGCACTGCCTGAGTTTTTTAACGGGAAGAACAAATCCAAAACTCCTGAAAT TTATCTGGCTTACCGTAACTTTATGATCGACACGTATCGGCTGAACCCACAAGAGTATTTGACCTCCACAGCTTGCCGTAGGAACCTTGCCGGAGATGTTTGTGCCATTATGAG GGTTCATGCGTTTTTGGAACAGTGGGGATTGATTAACTATCAGGTGGATTCAGAGAGTCGTCCGACTCCTATGGGACCTCCACCCACATCGCACTTTCATGTGCTGGCTGACACTCCTTCAAGTCTTGTACCACTACAGCCTAAAGCATCACAG ACTTCAACTTCACAACAGATGCTGTCATTCCCAGAAAAAGTGAAGGACAAACCGACTGACCTGCAAAACTTTGGACTGAGGACAGACATGTACAGTAAAAAGTCAGGCGCATCTAAA AATAAAAATGCAGCCAGTGCCACTCGTGAATGGACGGACCAGGAGACCCTATTGCTGCTAGAG GGTCTCGAGATGTGTAAGGATGACTGGAATAAAGTATCTGAGCATGTAGGCAGCCGTACACAGGACGAGTGCATCCTTCATTTCCTACGTCTACCGATTGAAGACCCCTACCTGGAGGATAGCTCCGCCTCCATGGGCCCACTAGCCTATCAGCCGATCCCATTCAGTCAAGCTGGAAATCCTGTCATGAGCACGGTGGCATTTCTGGCTTCTGTGGTTGACCCTCGAGTGGCCTCCGCCGCAGCTAAATCTGCCCTTG AGGAGTTTTCTCGTATGAAGGAGGAGGTGCCAGCCGCGTTGGTGGAGGCTCATGTGCGTCGGGTGGAGGAGGCAGCCAGAAACAGTGGCAGGCCGGACCCTCTCTACGGCCTGGAGGGGAGCGGCATCGCTGGCACGGGCCTTGAGGATTCGGACAAACCCG ctGAGGAGAGCAGTGAGGAGACCAAGAGCAGCGATGGCCAATTCAGTCAGGAAAAGAGGGACAATAAg GAGAGCAAAGACGGAGCCAGTGAAGAAGAGGAGAAACAAGGAGAGAACGGCAAGAAAGAGGAAGAAAGAGCAAGAGAAGCAGAACCAGAGAGAGAAACGGAGAAGACGGATACAGAAATGg CAGATGGCGAGAAGGAGAAAGAGCGGAAAGAGGCGACGGAGGAGGGTCAGAGGGATGCAGAGAGCGAGATAGAGAAAAAAGCGAAGGTGGAGAGGGACGTAGGAGAAGGAAACCTGGCCACCGCTGCCGCTTCTGCACTTGCTGCTGCAGCTGTAAAAGCAAAA CACTTGGCTGCAGTCGAAGAGAGGAAGATCAAATCTCTGGTGGCTCTGCTGGTAGAAACTCAGATGAAGAAACTGGAGATCAAACTTAGACACTTTGAAGAGTTGGAGACCATCATGGaccgagagagagaggcg TTGGAGTATCAGAGGCAGCAGCTTCTCGCTGATCGTCAGTCCTTTCATATGGAGCAGCTAAAGTATGCGGAGATGAGAGCCCGACAGCAACACTTCCAGCAGATCCAACACCAGCATCACAGTAACCAATCTGGCAACCAGCCAGCGGCTCCATCTGTAACC